A genomic window from Halomonas sp. LR3S48 includes:
- the minC gene encoding septum site-determining protein MinC — MSLKVDRADMAFTFKGGMLPMTVMELASADPEQIREQLSGKLSQSPAFFQHTPVVLSVEKLDEPHLALERICAVCRTHKLLPVAVRGGADPVKQSAWALGLGWFPPTDGSRARSLEEVPPLEEAVPGAGEPESGASSVASGGRIYRGTVRSGQQVSAPDGDLVVIGAVNAGAEVLAAGSIHVYGALRGRALAGIHGDTAAGIFCRELRAELLSVAGNYKRLEDIDPHLLGSSVQVTLRDAQLGITSLA, encoded by the coding sequence ATGAGCCTCAAAGTGGACAGGGCAGACATGGCATTCACCTTCAAGGGGGGCATGCTGCCCATGACCGTGATGGAATTGGCGAGTGCGGATCCGGAGCAGATCCGCGAGCAGCTTTCGGGCAAGCTTAGCCAATCTCCTGCCTTCTTTCAGCATACCCCTGTGGTCCTCAGCGTCGAGAAGCTTGACGAGCCCCACCTGGCTCTGGAGCGGATCTGTGCCGTATGCCGAACTCACAAGCTATTGCCGGTGGCGGTACGTGGCGGTGCCGATCCCGTGAAGCAGTCCGCTTGGGCGCTGGGTCTGGGCTGGTTTCCGCCCACCGACGGGTCGCGTGCCCGCTCGCTCGAGGAGGTGCCGCCTCTCGAAGAGGCGGTACCAGGCGCTGGCGAGCCCGAGTCGGGAGCCTCCTCGGTGGCCAGCGGTGGACGTATCTATCGCGGCACGGTGCGTTCGGGACAGCAGGTGAGTGCGCCCGATGGTGATCTGGTGGTCATCGGCGCCGTCAATGCCGGGGCGGAAGTGCTGGCCGCCGGCAGCATTCACGTCTATGGCGCCCTGCGTGGCCGTGCGCTGGCCGGTATCCATGGCGATACCGCCGCCGGTATCTTCTGCCGTGAGCTGCGTGCCGAGCTGCTCTCGGTGGCGGGAAATTACAAGCGTCTCGAGGACATCGACCCGCACTTGCTGGGTTCCTCGGTTCAGGTCACCCTGCGCGATGCCCAGTTGGGAATTACCTCGCTGGCCTAG